The proteins below are encoded in one region of Pseudoduganella armeniaca:
- a CDS encoding hydrolase 1, exosortase A system-associated, with product MQPDEQALCFPCDGDWLTAVLSPIGPGALARRGVLIVVGGPQYRAGSHRQFALLARSLAAAGIPAMRFDYRGMGDSGGAPRTFEDVDLDLRTAIDRFIAAVPGMREVVLWGLCDAASAALFYAQHDRRVAGLVLANPWARTNDGLARATLKHYYLARLLQPAFWKKLASGRFDVRGSLGSLVGLVRSARGGAAPAAQERPSTAPGPGLRERMLAGWQGFRGPILLITSGADLTAQEFLDMVKASRPWQKLLADPRVQRQTLAAADHTFSRREWRDQVAGWTAAWVRSW from the coding sequence ATGCAGCCTGACGAACAAGCCCTGTGCTTTCCCTGCGACGGCGACTGGCTGACGGCCGTGCTGAGCCCCATCGGGCCCGGCGCGCTGGCTCGGCGCGGCGTGCTGATCGTCGTGGGCGGTCCGCAATACCGGGCCGGCAGTCATCGCCAGTTCGCGCTGCTGGCGCGCAGCCTGGCGGCCGCCGGCATTCCCGCCATGCGCTTCGACTACCGCGGCATGGGTGACAGCGGCGGCGCCCCGCGCACCTTCGAGGACGTCGACCTGGACCTGCGCACCGCGATCGACCGCTTCATCGCCGCCGTGCCGGGCATGCGCGAGGTGGTGCTGTGGGGCCTGTGCGATGCCGCCAGCGCCGCGCTGTTCTACGCCCAACACGACCGCCGCGTGGCCGGCCTCGTGCTGGCCAACCCGTGGGCACGCACCAACGACGGCCTGGCGCGCGCCACGCTGAAGCACTATTACCTTGCCCGGCTGCTGCAGCCGGCATTCTGGAAAAAACTCGCCAGCGGCCGCTTCGACGTGCGTGGCTCGCTCGGTTCCCTCGTCGGCCTGGTGCGCAGCGCGCGCGGCGGCGCGGCGCCGGCAGCGCAGGAGCGGCCCTCGACGGCGCCCGGCCCCGGCCTGCGCGAACGCATGCTGGCCGGCTGGCAGGGCTTCAGGGGCCCGATCCTGTTGATCACCAGTGGCGCCGACCTGACGGCGCAGGAGTTTCTCGACATGGTTAAGGCATCGCGCCCGTGGCAAAAGCTGCTGGCCGACCCGCGCGTGCAGCGCCAGACGCTGGCCGCGGCCGATCACACATTCTCGCGGCGCGAATGGCGCGACCAGGTCGCCGGCTGGACCGCCGCATGGGTGCGCTCATGGTGA
- a CDS encoding hydrolase 2, exosortase A system-associated, which produces MHAAAPPPQPFFLDTGAAARFCLYHAPLGACRGAWLFLHPFAEEMNKARRMVALQARALAQRGFAVLQIDLHGCGDSAGDFADATWESWLDDVACGAAWLRERSGHPAALWGMRLGALLALDHIRQGNAPAALLLWQPVLNGSQALTQFLRLKVASQMLTEGGDSGGTAALRQALAAGQPLEIAGYTLAPALALALDQLDASKLPPPACPIHWFELVADAARPMPPAAARVAEAWRQQGANVRTQAIAGPQFWATQEIAECPALLDATLAALTGTVHAA; this is translated from the coding sequence ATGCACGCCGCCGCACCGCCACCCCAGCCATTCTTCCTGGACACCGGCGCGGCGGCGCGCTTCTGCCTGTACCACGCGCCGCTTGGTGCCTGCCGCGGCGCTTGGCTGTTCCTGCATCCGTTTGCCGAAGAGATGAACAAGGCGCGCCGCATGGTCGCGCTGCAGGCGCGCGCGCTGGCGCAACGCGGCTTTGCCGTGCTGCAGATCGACCTGCACGGCTGCGGCGACAGTGCCGGCGATTTCGCCGACGCCACGTGGGAAAGCTGGCTGGACGACGTGGCGTGCGGCGCCGCGTGGCTGCGCGAGCGCAGCGGCCACCCTGCCGCGCTGTGGGGCATGCGCCTGGGCGCCCTGCTCGCGCTCGACCATATCCGCCAGGGCAATGCGCCCGCCGCCCTGCTGCTGTGGCAACCTGTCCTGAATGGTAGCCAGGCCCTGACGCAGTTCCTGCGCCTGAAAGTGGCCAGCCAGATGCTGACCGAAGGCGGCGACAGCGGCGGCACCGCCGCGCTGCGCCAGGCGCTGGCGGCGGGCCAGCCGCTGGAAATCGCCGGCTACACGCTGGCCCCCGCGCTGGCGCTGGCGCTCGACCAGCTCGATGCCAGCAAGCTGCCACCGCCGGCCTGTCCGATCCACTGGTTCGAACTGGTGGCCGATGCCGCCCGGCCCATGCCGCCGGCGGCCGCCCGTGTCGCCGAAGCCTGGCGCCAGCAGGGTGCCAACGTGCGCACGCAGGCCATCGCCGGTCCGCAGTTCTGGGCCACGCAGGAAATCGCCGAGTGCCCGGCGCTGCTGGACGCCACCCTCGCCGCGCTGACGGGAACGGTCCATGCAGCCTGA
- a CDS encoding acyl carrier protein, whose product MYLEEVKTIVIDVLALGAAGQSLDEHSALLGSIPELDSMAVVQLIGALEEHFGFAVDDDEISAETFATLGSLAAFVKHKLTA is encoded by the coding sequence ATGTATCTGGAAGAAGTCAAAACCATCGTTATCGACGTCCTTGCGCTGGGCGCCGCCGGCCAGTCGCTGGACGAGCACTCGGCCCTCCTGGGCAGCATCCCCGAACTCGATTCGATGGCCGTGGTCCAACTGATCGGCGCGCTGGAAGAGCACTTCGGCTTTGCCGTCGACGACGACGAGATCAGCGCCGAAACCTTTGCCACGCTGGGCAGCCTGGCGGCCTTCGTCAAACACAAGCTGACGGCGTAA
- a CDS encoding GNAT family N-acetyltransferase: protein MKWTVLPATQFAAHADAWRILNRDTLGSPLLEPEFVRPLLEQFCDGRERLVIGTDGASVKAMGFLVPRGRGVWEAFQPSQAPIGLWLHRPGLPLADLLAGLTRQLPGAALMVGLTQRDPQLEPRPADSAALRTVDYIRTAHVTIQGSFDDYWNARGKNLRSNLKKQRTRLAKEGVVTRMQIDRLPEQMAAAVADYGRLESAGWKAQLGTAIHPDNAQGRFYTAMLAGFARRGAAAVYRYWFDQQLVAMDLCIEGGGALIVLKTTYDESVPASLSPTLLMREECCQQLFAQAQHARLEFYGKVMDWHTRWTDEIRTMYHVNHYRWPVLQQLHASVNDRTALLGRLRAAVAPSAAPAPVPAALPVRQETPSTE, encoded by the coding sequence ATGAAATGGACCGTCCTGCCGGCCACGCAATTCGCGGCGCATGCGGATGCCTGGCGCATCCTCAATCGCGACACCCTCGGCTCGCCCCTGCTGGAGCCGGAATTCGTACGCCCGCTGCTGGAACAGTTCTGCGACGGGCGCGAACGCCTGGTCATCGGCACCGATGGCGCCAGCGTCAAGGCGATGGGCTTCCTGGTGCCGCGCGGTCGCGGCGTGTGGGAGGCATTCCAGCCGTCGCAGGCCCCCATCGGCTTGTGGCTGCACCGTCCCGGCCTGCCGCTGGCCGACCTGCTGGCGGGGCTGACGCGCCAGTTGCCCGGCGCCGCGCTGATGGTCGGGCTGACGCAGCGCGACCCACAGCTGGAGCCCCGCCCGGCCGACAGCGCCGCCTTGCGCACCGTCGACTACATTCGCACGGCGCACGTGACGATCCAGGGCAGCTTCGACGACTATTGGAACGCGCGCGGCAAGAACCTGCGCAGCAACCTGAAAAAGCAGCGCACGCGCCTGGCCAAGGAAGGCGTCGTCACGCGCATGCAGATCGACCGCCTGCCGGAGCAGATGGCGGCGGCGGTCGCCGACTACGGCCGCCTGGAAAGCGCCGGCTGGAAGGCGCAGCTGGGCACCGCCATCCACCCGGACAACGCGCAGGGCCGCTTTTATACGGCGATGCTGGCCGGCTTCGCCCGGCGCGGCGCGGCGGCGGTGTACCGCTACTGGTTTGACCAGCAGCTGGTGGCGATGGACCTGTGCATCGAAGGCGGCGGCGCCCTGATCGTGCTGAAAACCACCTACGACGAGAGCGTGCCCGCCAGCTTGTCGCCCACCCTGTTGATGCGCGAGGAGTGCTGCCAGCAGTTGTTTGCGCAAGCGCAGCACGCGCGCCTGGAGTTCTATGGCAAGGTCATGGATTGGCATACCCGCTGGACCGATGAAATCCGGACCATGTACCATGTCAACCATTACCGCTGGCCCGTGCTGCAGCAGCTGCACGCCAGCGTGAACGACCGTACCGCCTTGCTGGGCCGCCTGCGCGCCGCCGTCGCGCCTTCCGCCGCGCCGGCACCCGTGCCGGCAGCCCTCCCGGTGCGGCAGGAAACCCCATCAACGGAGTAG
- a CDS encoding aminotransferase class I/II-fold pyridoxal phosphate-dependent enzyme, whose translation MSFSDVKPHAVSHDAVPPEPAAFPRSRLPVSPRLSVAALASLRYLGARPVPSILDAGTARFVTSGRVAIALALREMGVGAGDAVLVPSYHCASMIEPVIWAGATPVFYRIRPDTSVDLDDIAAKIDGRTRVLMATNYFGFHQPLAALRTLCDARGIQLLEDCAHSFLGEHQGRPLGSFGDYAIASSMKFFPVYEGGCLVSSRHPLDAVRLQSAGLGFEAKVVLNTVEDGFAYGRLPVLRALLAVPMMAKNALWGRIKATRHGAVQALAPGSSDGGFGFDPAWLTKRSSVFSRALVKIVSRRRMGELRRRNYQRLQTALAGLPGCRPLFNTLPDGVYPWVFPLLCDEPQVLFRGLKQDGVPVIRFGEYLWPGVDATVCATSVDLSRRVLQFPCHQELRKDELDWMIEQVRQHVRRGAPGVSS comes from the coding sequence ATGAGCTTTTCAGACGTAAAGCCGCACGCCGTCTCGCATGACGCCGTGCCGCCCGAGCCGGCCGCCTTCCCCCGCTCCCGCCTGCCCGTGTCGCCACGCCTGTCCGTGGCAGCGCTGGCGTCACTGCGCTATCTCGGCGCGCGCCCGGTGCCATCGATCCTCGACGCGGGCACTGCCCGCTTCGTCACCAGCGGCCGCGTGGCCATCGCGCTGGCGCTGCGCGAAATGGGTGTGGGCGCCGGCGATGCCGTGCTGGTGCCGTCGTATCACTGCGCGTCGATGATCGAACCCGTCATCTGGGCCGGCGCCACGCCCGTGTTCTACCGCATCCGTCCCGATACCAGCGTCGACCTGGACGACATCGCCGCCAAGATCGACGGCCGCACCCGCGTGCTGATGGCAACGAACTATTTCGGCTTCCACCAGCCATTGGCCGCCCTGCGCACGCTGTGCGACGCGCGCGGCATCCAGCTGCTGGAGGATTGCGCGCACTCGTTCCTGGGCGAGCACCAGGGCCGCCCGCTGGGCTCCTTCGGCGACTACGCGATCGCCAGCAGCATGAAATTCTTCCCGGTCTATGAAGGCGGCTGCCTGGTCTCGAGCCGCCATCCGCTCGACGCCGTGCGGCTGCAGTCGGCCGGCCTGGGGTTCGAGGCGAAGGTGGTACTCAACACCGTCGAAGACGGCTTTGCCTACGGCCGCCTGCCGGTGCTGCGCGCCCTGCTGGCCGTGCCGATGATGGCGAAAAACGCGCTGTGGGGCCGCATCAAGGCCACTCGCCATGGCGCGGTGCAGGCGCTGGCGCCGGGATCGTCCGACGGCGGTTTCGGCTTCGATCCGGCCTGGCTGACCAAACGCTCGTCGGTGTTCTCGCGCGCGCTGGTGAAAATCGTGTCGCGCCGGCGCATGGGCGAGCTGCGGCGCCGCAATTACCAGCGCCTGCAGACGGCGCTGGCCGGCCTGCCCGGCTGCCGCCCGCTGTTCAATACCCTGCCGGACGGCGTCTATCCGTGGGTGTTCCCGCTGCTGTGCGACGAGCCGCAGGTCCTGTTCCGCGGATTGAAGCAGGATGGCGTGCCGGTGATCCGCTTCGGCGAATACCTGTGGCCGGGCGTCGATGCGACCGTGTGCGCGACCAGCGTCGACCTGTCGCGCCGGGTGCTGCAGTTCCCTTGCCACCAGGAGCTGCGCAAGGACGAACTGGACTGGATGATCGAACAGGTGCGTCAACACGTGCGCCGCGGCGCGCCGGGAGTCTCGTCATGA
- a CDS encoding acyl-CoA ligase (AMP-forming), exosortase A system-associated, whose product MSDLIHEFVYRSARRTPAAEALVHGTRRLDYAALARLVSQAAGALLASGLERAERVAVYMEKNVENVAAMFGAAAAGGVFVPVNPLLKPEQVAYILADCNVRVLVTTADRLKLLQAVLPECRDLRLVIAVGANVELPALHGVEVLSWDATVALAEQNTRAPHRAIDGDMAAILYTSGSTGRPKGVVLSHRNMVAGANSVASYLENTPEDRILAVLPLSFDYGLSQLTTAFSVGATAVLINHLLPRDVLNAVVAERITGLAAVPPLWIQLAPLNWPADCTLRYLTNSGGAMQRPTLDALRRALPHARPFLMYGLTEAFRSTYLPPEELERRPDSMGKAIPNAEVMVLRPDGSECAAGEPGELVHRGALVSLGYWNDAAKTAERFKPIAARQYGLPLTELAVWSGDTVRKDEEGFLYFISRNDEMIKTSGYRVSPTEVEEVIYAREQVAEAAALGVSHPTLGQAIVVIAYPHEGTALTASDLLAACKPHLPAYMLPQKVIIADASLPRNPNGKIDRKLLSTQYADVFAEAP is encoded by the coding sequence ATGAGCGACCTGATACACGAATTCGTCTACCGTTCGGCACGCCGGACCCCCGCTGCCGAGGCCCTCGTCCATGGCACGCGCCGGCTCGACTATGCGGCACTGGCACGCCTGGTCAGCCAGGCCGCCGGCGCGCTGCTGGCCAGCGGGCTGGAACGCGCCGAGCGCGTGGCCGTCTACATGGAAAAGAACGTCGAGAACGTGGCGGCGATGTTTGGCGCCGCCGCCGCCGGTGGCGTCTTCGTGCCCGTCAATCCCCTGCTGAAGCCCGAGCAGGTGGCGTATATCCTGGCGGACTGCAATGTGCGCGTGCTGGTAACGACGGCCGACCGCCTCAAGCTCTTGCAGGCCGTGCTGCCGGAATGCCGCGACCTGCGCCTCGTCATCGCCGTCGGTGCCAACGTCGAGCTGCCGGCGCTGCATGGTGTCGAGGTACTGTCGTGGGACGCCACCGTGGCACTGGCCGAGCAGAACACGCGCGCGCCGCATCGCGCCATCGACGGCGACATGGCCGCGATCCTGTACACCTCCGGCAGCACCGGCAGGCCGAAAGGCGTGGTGCTGTCGCACCGGAACATGGTGGCCGGCGCCAACAGCGTCGCCAGCTACCTGGAAAACACGCCCGAGGACCGCATCCTGGCGGTGCTGCCGCTCAGCTTCGACTACGGCCTGTCGCAGCTGACGACGGCGTTTTCGGTCGGCGCGACGGCAGTGCTGATCAACCACCTGCTGCCGCGCGACGTGCTCAATGCCGTCGTGGCCGAGCGCATCACCGGCCTGGCGGCCGTGCCGCCGCTGTGGATTCAATTGGCGCCGCTGAACTGGCCGGCCGACTGCACGCTGCGTTATCTGACCAACTCCGGCGGCGCCATGCAGCGCCCCACGCTGGACGCATTGCGGCGCGCGCTGCCGCACGCGCGGCCGTTCCTGATGTACGGCCTGACCGAGGCGTTCCGCTCGACTTACCTGCCGCCGGAGGAACTGGAACGCCGGCCCGATTCGATGGGCAAGGCGATCCCGAACGCGGAAGTGATGGTGCTGCGCCCCGACGGCAGCGAGTGCGCGGCCGGCGAGCCGGGCGAACTGGTGCACCGGGGCGCGCTGGTCTCGCTGGGCTACTGGAACGATGCGGCCAAGACGGCCGAGCGCTTCAAGCCGATCGCGGCGCGCCAGTACGGCCTGCCGCTGACGGAGCTGGCCGTGTGGTCCGGCGACACCGTGCGCAAGGACGAGGAAGGCTTCCTGTACTTCATCAGCCGCAACGACGAGATGATCAAGACCTCTGGCTACCGCGTCAGCCCGACCGAGGTGGAGGAGGTGATCTACGCGCGCGAGCAGGTGGCCGAGGCGGCCGCGCTGGGGGTCAGCCATCCAACCCTGGGCCAGGCCATCGTCGTCATCGCCTATCCGCACGAAGGCACGGCGCTGACGGCATCGGACCTGCTGGCGGCCTGCAAGCCGCACCTGCCGGCCTATATGCTGCCGCAGAAGGTGATCATTGCCGACGCCAGCCTGCCCCGTAACCCGAACGGCAAGATCGACCGCAAGCTGCTGTCGACCCAGTACGCCGACGTGTTCGCGGAGGCGCCGTGA
- a CDS encoding pyridoxal-dependent decarboxylase, exosortase A system-associated — MNAPAPKLPPQHAPLTQFAVADDCLLVGGVPLTRLAQRVGQTPFYAYDRAAITARVAALRQALPADVHLHYAMKANPMPAVVQHLATLVDGIDVASGGELRVALDTPMAPGHISFAGPGKSDTDLACAIAAGIVLNLESEGEMERAAAIGQRLGITPQVNVRVNPDFELKSSGMKMGGGPKQFGVDAEHVPAMLRRIGALGLDFHGFHIFSGSQNLKVAALQEAHEKTFALALRLAADAPRPPRILNIGGGFGIPYFPGEERLDLPAVGANLARILDEVRAQLQGAQVVIELGRYLVGEAGVYVCRVVDRKESRGHVYLVTDGGLHHHLSASGNFGQVIRKNYPVVIGNRVQGGAREKASVVGPLCTPLDLLADQMELARAEPGDLVAVLQSGAYGMTASPAGFLSHPAALEILV, encoded by the coding sequence GTGAACGCGCCAGCACCGAAGCTGCCGCCGCAGCACGCGCCGCTGACGCAGTTCGCGGTCGCCGACGACTGCCTGCTGGTGGGTGGCGTGCCGCTGACCCGTCTCGCCCAGCGCGTCGGCCAGACGCCGTTCTATGCCTACGACCGCGCCGCCATCACGGCCCGCGTGGCCGCGCTGCGCCAGGCCCTGCCGGCCGACGTGCACCTGCATTACGCGATGAAGGCCAATCCGATGCCGGCCGTGGTGCAGCACCTGGCCACGCTGGTGGACGGCATCGACGTGGCCTCCGGCGGTGAGCTGCGGGTGGCGCTCGATACGCCGATGGCGCCCGGCCACATCAGCTTTGCCGGCCCGGGCAAGAGCGACACCGACCTGGCGTGCGCGATCGCGGCCGGCATCGTGCTGAACCTGGAGTCGGAAGGGGAGATGGAACGCGCCGCGGCCATCGGCCAACGCCTCGGCATCACGCCGCAGGTCAATGTGCGCGTCAATCCGGATTTCGAATTGAAATCGTCGGGCATGAAGATGGGCGGCGGACCGAAGCAGTTCGGCGTCGATGCCGAGCACGTGCCGGCCATGCTGCGCCGGATCGGCGCGCTGGGGTTGGATTTCCATGGCTTCCACATCTTCAGCGGTTCGCAAAACCTGAAGGTGGCGGCGCTGCAGGAAGCGCACGAAAAGACGTTCGCGCTGGCGCTGCGCCTGGCCGCCGACGCACCCCGGCCGCCGCGCATCCTGAACATCGGCGGCGGCTTCGGCATCCCGTATTTCCCCGGCGAGGAGCGCCTGGACTTGCCGGCGGTCGGCGCCAACCTGGCGCGCATCCTGGACGAGGTGCGCGCGCAACTGCAGGGCGCGCAGGTCGTCATCGAGCTGGGGCGCTACCTGGTCGGCGAGGCCGGCGTGTACGTCTGCCGCGTGGTGGACCGCAAGGAGTCGCGCGGCCACGTGTATCTCGTCACGGATGGCGGGCTGCACCATCACTTGTCCGCGTCCGGCAATTTCGGCCAGGTCATCCGCAAGAACTACCCGGTCGTGATCGGCAACCGTGTCCAGGGCGGCGCGCGCGAAAAAGCGTCGGTGGTGGGGCCGCTGTGCACCCCGCTGGACCTGCTGGCCGACCAGATGGAGCTGGCCAGGGCCGAGCCGGGCGACCTGGTCGCCGTACTGCAGTCCGGCGCCTACGGCATGACAGCCAGCCCGGCCGGCTTCCTCAGCCATCCGGCGGCGCTGGAAATCCTGGTGTGA
- a CDS encoding asparagine synthetase B family protein: MGGLCGWLGHGVNDPGVIDRMAAPLARFDGTPIESMHGHLAGVAVAAAAGGADMHRRDGLMVALWGHPLLMTPDLARQAASSGVAATLAAHWHDGRMGAEQLCAALGGAFALCILDEHRGEAVLAVDRLGIHPLTWQLAGETLLFASSADALNRHPLARAEVDAQGLYNYVYFHMVPSPGTAYKDQQRLLPGEFLHYRQGRIETRPYWQIAFDEGGKRSFEDLREDFLSHLRSSVRQASAGAKIGAFLSGGTDSSTIAGILCEVNGQGADTYSIGFEAQGYDEMEYARIASRHFGTRHHEYYVTPDDVAAAIPQVAAVCDQPFGNASAVPAFYCARMARADGVTRMLGGDGGDELFGGNERYAKQHVFALYERVPQLFRKALLEPAVFNFPGGERVTLLRKARSYIEQASVAMPARLETYNLLGRYGPQQVFTDDFLAGADIGQPLASLARTYGRNEAKSLINRMLALDLKVTLADNDLPKVMKACELAGVEVAFPFLNDAMVAFSAGLTPQQKLNGTQLRWFFKEALKGFLPMEIITKQKHGFGLPFGVWLQQHKPLQELASDSLHDLKKRGIVRGAFIEQLTGQHLTEHAGYHGTMVWVLMMLEQWFRQREALR; encoded by the coding sequence ATGGGCGGACTATGCGGATGGCTGGGGCACGGCGTCAACGACCCCGGCGTGATCGACAGGATGGCGGCGCCGCTGGCGCGCTTCGACGGCACCCCCATCGAAAGCATGCATGGCCACCTGGCCGGCGTGGCGGTGGCCGCGGCGGCAGGCGGCGCGGACATGCACCGGCGCGACGGCCTGATGGTGGCGCTGTGGGGCCATCCGCTGCTGATGACGCCCGACCTGGCGCGGCAGGCCGCATCCAGCGGGGTCGCGGCCACCCTGGCAGCGCACTGGCACGATGGCCGCATGGGGGCCGAACAGCTGTGTGCCGCGCTGGGCGGCGCATTCGCCCTGTGCATCCTGGACGAGCATCGCGGCGAGGCGGTACTGGCCGTGGACCGGCTCGGCATCCATCCGTTGACGTGGCAACTGGCCGGCGAGACGCTGCTGTTCGCCTCCTCGGCCGATGCGCTCAACCGCCATCCGCTGGCCCGCGCCGAGGTCGACGCGCAGGGCCTGTACAACTACGTCTACTTCCACATGGTGCCCAGTCCGGGCACCGCGTACAAGGACCAGCAGCGCCTGTTGCCGGGCGAGTTCCTGCACTACCGCCAGGGCCGGATCGAGACCCGGCCGTACTGGCAAATCGCCTTCGACGAAGGCGGCAAGCGCTCGTTCGAAGACTTGCGTGAAGACTTCCTGAGCCATCTGCGCAGCAGCGTGCGCCAGGCCAGCGCCGGGGCGAAGATCGGTGCCTTCCTCAGCGGCGGCACCGACAGCTCGACGATCGCCGGCATCCTGTGCGAAGTGAACGGCCAGGGTGCCGACACCTATTCGATCGGCTTCGAAGCGCAGGGCTACGACGAGATGGAATACGCGCGCATCGCCTCGCGCCATTTCGGTACGCGTCACCATGAGTATTACGTCACGCCGGACGACGTCGCCGCCGCCATCCCGCAAGTGGCCGCCGTGTGCGACCAGCCGTTCGGCAACGCGTCTGCCGTGCCGGCGTTCTATTGCGCGCGCATGGCCCGCGCCGACGGCGTCACGCGCATGCTGGGTGGCGACGGTGGCGACGAACTGTTCGGCGGTAACGAGCGCTATGCCAAGCAGCACGTCTTCGCGCTGTACGAACGGGTGCCGCAGCTGTTCCGCAAGGCGCTGCTGGAGCCGGCCGTGTTCAACTTCCCCGGCGGCGAGCGGGTCACGCTGCTGCGCAAGGCGCGCAGCTATATCGAGCAGGCCTCGGTGGCAATGCCGGCGCGACTGGAAACCTACAACCTGCTGGGCCGCTACGGCCCGCAGCAGGTCTTCACGGACGACTTCCTGGCCGGCGCCGACATCGGCCAGCCGCTCGCCTCGCTGGCGCGCACCTACGGTCGCAACGAGGCGAAAAGCCTGATCAACCGCATGCTGGCGCTGGACCTGAAGGTGACCCTGGCCGACAACGACCTGCCGAAGGTCATGAAGGCCTGCGAGCTGGCCGGCGTGGAAGTGGCCTTCCCGTTCCTGAACGACGCGATGGTGGCGTTCTCCGCCGGCCTGACCCCGCAGCAGAAGCTGAACGGCACCCAGCTGCGCTGGTTCTTCAAGGAGGCCTTGAAGGGCTTCCTGCCGATGGAGATCATCACCAAGCAGAAGCACGGCTTCGGGCTGCCGTTCGGCGTCTGGCTGCAGCAGCACAAGCCGCTGCAGGAGCTGGCCAGCGACAGCCTGCACGACCTGAAAAAACGCGGCATCGTGCGCGGCGCCTTTATCGAACAACTGACGGGGCAGCACCTGACCGAACACGCGGGGTATCACGGCACCATGGTGTGGGTCCTGATGATGCTGGAGCAGTGGTTCCGCCAGCGCGAGGCGCTGCGGTGA
- a CDS encoding glycosyltransferase family 2 protein — MSVAVVIPYFQRQPGILARALASVLAQQTDEPLDIIVVDDESPVPARTELSTLAPQQQARVRIVEQRNGGPAAARNKALDNVAPGTEYVAFIDSDDTWEPAHIANALRALRAGHDFYFADFYQLHQSVSAFERAGRIDPARHALLPGETQLHRYQADMQGQILGGNVIGTSTVVYRYGSFRSLRFREEFVYAGEDYLFWLDLARMTDRIAFSSAREVVYGPGVNIFAGSGWGTEKSLIRLHYEMKYKKAIARLYPLTVQQAEDNRRAVQQLRRSFVADVVHRVAHRKPFLAVLLKQLKVDAKSVLFFVPLAVGLVLQRKRTA; from the coding sequence GTGAGCGTCGCCGTCGTCATCCCGTACTTCCAGCGCCAGCCCGGCATCCTGGCTCGCGCGCTGGCCTCGGTGCTGGCGCAGCAGACCGACGAGCCGCTCGACATCATCGTCGTCGACGACGAATCGCCCGTGCCGGCGCGCACCGAGCTGTCGACGTTGGCGCCGCAGCAGCAGGCACGGGTGCGCATCGTCGAGCAGCGCAACGGCGGGCCGGCGGCCGCGCGCAACAAGGCGCTCGACAACGTGGCGCCGGGCACCGAATACGTCGCCTTCATCGATTCGGACGACACCTGGGAGCCGGCCCACATCGCCAACGCGCTACGGGCGCTGCGCGCGGGGCACGATTTTTACTTTGCCGATTTTTATCAGCTGCACCAGAGCGTCAGCGCGTTCGAACGGGCCGGCCGTATCGACCCGGCGCGCCATGCGCTGCTGCCGGGCGAGACGCAGCTGCACCGCTACCAGGCCGACATGCAGGGCCAGATCCTGGGCGGCAACGTGATCGGCACGTCGACGGTGGTGTACCGCTACGGGTCGTTCCGCAGCCTGCGCTTTCGCGAGGAATTCGTCTACGCGGGCGAGGACTACCTGTTCTGGCTGGACCTGGCACGCATGACCGACCGCATCGCGTTCTCGTCGGCGCGCGAGGTGGTGTACGGCCCGGGCGTGAACATCTTCGCCGGCTCCGGCTGGGGCACGGAAAAATCGCTGATCCGGCTGCACTACGAGATGAAGTACAAGAAGGCGATCGCCCGGCTGTATCCGCTGACGGTGCAGCAGGCCGAGGACAACCGCCGCGCGGTGCAGCAGTTGCGGCGCAGCTTTGTCGCGGACGTCGTGCACCGTGTCGCCCACCGCAAGCCGTTCCTGGCCGTGCTGCTCAAGCAGCTGAAGGTGGATGCGAAGAGCGTGCTGTTCTTCGTGCCGCTGGCCGTCGGCCTGGTCCTGCAGCGCAAGCGTACGGCATGA